From Anopheles darlingi chromosome 2, idAnoDarlMG_H_01, whole genome shotgun sequence, the proteins below share one genomic window:
- the LOC125949214 gene encoding uncharacterized protein LOC125949214 codes for MSARFAGWLQLLNTTPSSVPDLSILPGTLANVSTFFDSVLGPKMKQFSAPRISQATFYNGVPKDQMVTFAQSLVTLAQNQETIVLPFINRVVGALRLVSEKQTAYLSAVDQAFQSVDSVLAITYNRFLEQSKTSRQTAGESMPSIRAAVDQFTGRIAEFNDLYLGGSASDYTKAASDMYQAFLLNNTEQTQIVSDRLERVQYNFIENPLVSMNVALNASFSTLTLVLDKVLPKTANSSSALQCATNALNDFVTAFGNHLRDGYVACVSSNDYDYNLPANAQGKAMKDIQSDMLQYFNQLNAALSGLSNTSPTSARIQADTFLTAFFSQSLDVMTTILQQLVNASTKLNVDYNLLIGRSRYCLEQKVAVSDQTTRNLVTAIDAC; via the exons atgtcggctcggttcgccGGTTGGCTACAGCTGCTCAACACCACACCCAGCAGCGTGCCGGACCTCAGCATCCTACCGGGAACGCTCGCCAACGTGAGCACCTTCTTCGATAGTGTGCTCGGTCCGAAGATGAAACAGTTTAGTGCTCCGCGCATTTCGCAAGCCACGTTCTACAACGGTGTGCCAAAGGATCAGATGGTCACCTTTGCCCAATCGTTGGTCACGTTGGCCCAGAACCAGGAGACGATCGTGCTACCATTCATTAACCGTGTGGTCGGTGCACTCCGGCTCGTCAGCGAGAAGCAAACCGCGTACCTCTCCGCCGTCGACCAGGCATTCCAGAGTGTGGATAGCGTGCTTGCCATAACGTACAACCGATTCCtggagcaaagcaaaacatcgCGCCAGACAGCCGGCGAATCGATGCCTTCGATCCGTGCCGCAGTCGATCAGTTCACGGGACGTATAGCAGAGTTTAACGATCTGTACCTGGGTGGTTCGGCCAGTGACTACACCAAGGCAGCTTCCGATATGTACCAAGCATTTCTCTTGAACAACACGGAGCAAACGCAAATCGTGTCCGATCGGCTCGAGCGTGTCCAGTACAACTTCATCGAGAATCCGTTGGTCAGCATGAACGTTGCGCTCAACGCTAGCTTCAGCACGCTAACGCTGGTCCTCGATAAGGTCCTGCCGAAGACGGCCAACAGTAGCAGTGCGTTGCAGTGTGCAACCAATGCACTGAACGATTTCGTGACCGCTTTCGGTAACCATCTGCGCGATGGTTACGTGGCGTGTGTCTCGAGCAACGATTACGACTACAATCTACCGGCGAATGCGCAGGGCAAGGCGATGAAGGACATCCAGAGCGATATGCTGCAGTACTTTAACCAGCTGAACGCTGCACTCAGTGGCCTCTCGAATACGAGCCCTACGAGTGCCAGGATCCAGGCGGATACGTTCCTTACtgcg TTCTTCAGCCAGAGCCTGGACGTGATGACCACCATCCTGCAGCAGCTCGTGAACGCTTCGACGAAGCTGAACGTCGACTACAACCTGCTGATCGGTCGATCGCGCTACTGTCTGGAGCAGAAGGTCGCCGTTTCGGATCAGACCACTCGCAATCTTGTCACCGCGATCGATGCGTGCTAA